In a genomic window of Bradyrhizobium ontarionense:
- a CDS encoding metallophosphoesterase family protein produces MLRLGIISDTHGLLRPEAMRSLAGVDHVIHAGDIGRPDIVEQLRLIALVTAIRGNIDTADWAKAYPETDSVHLEGRTFFLVHDVHDLTINPAEAGIDVVISGHSHRARVETIDGVLYLNPGSAGPRRFKLPITLATLDISSGRLSPVIHDLSSG; encoded by the coding sequence ATGCTCAGACTTGGAATCATCTCCGATACGCACGGCCTGCTGAGGCCCGAGGCAATGCGGTCTTTGGCCGGCGTCGATCACGTCATCCACGCCGGCGATATCGGCCGACCCGATATCGTCGAGCAACTTCGTCTGATAGCCCTGGTCACCGCGATCCGCGGCAATATCGATACGGCGGACTGGGCGAAGGCCTATCCCGAGACCGACAGCGTCCATCTCGAGGGCCGGACGTTCTTCCTCGTGCACGATGTCCACGACCTGACAATCAATCCGGCCGAGGCCGGCATCGACGTCGTGATCTCAGGCCACTCGCATCGTGCGCGGGTCGAAACGATCGACGGCGTGCTCTACCTGAATCCGGGCAGCGCCGGCCCGCGCCGCTTCAAGCTCCCGATCACGCTCGCGACGCTGGATATCTCGTCAGGCCGCCTGTCCCCCGTGATCCACGATCTCAGCAGCGGTTGA
- a CDS encoding MurR/RpiR family transcriptional regulator, with translation MTGSTTPAPSVNGILSRIRELQNELPPKARQIAELIIARPEPFIHMSITEVAEACDVSEGTIVSFCRRVGVRGFQELKILLARDLIEPVRLIQEDLHRGDDPATVTDHIFAAHAASLQETRRLLSMEALAQAAKLLREAQRIEIYGIGSSAPVAQDLSYRLLQLGLAANAIVDSHVQAVSAGMTGPGVTTVTVSHSGSTVETVLATRLAQAAGARTIGITRLGKSPLAAHCEVLLYTVANETRYRPEAMSSRVAQLAIIDTLVSCCALTDTERSVDRLQHAARILSEKRY, from the coding sequence GTGACAGGATCGACCACCCCAGCACCATCCGTGAACGGTATCCTGTCCCGCATTCGCGAGCTGCAGAACGAGCTTCCGCCGAAGGCCCGGCAGATCGCGGAGCTGATCATCGCCCGGCCGGAGCCGTTCATTCACATGTCGATCACCGAGGTCGCGGAGGCCTGCGATGTCAGCGAGGGCACCATCGTGTCGTTCTGCCGACGCGTCGGGGTTCGGGGCTTTCAGGAGCTCAAGATCCTGCTGGCCCGCGACCTGATCGAGCCGGTCCGCCTGATCCAGGAGGATCTGCATCGCGGCGATGATCCGGCGACGGTCACCGACCACATCTTCGCCGCCCACGCCGCTTCGCTGCAGGAGACGCGCCGCCTGCTCTCGATGGAGGCGCTGGCGCAGGCCGCGAAGCTGTTGCGGGAGGCGCAGCGGATCGAGATCTATGGCATCGGAAGCTCGGCGCCGGTCGCGCAGGATTTGTCCTACCGCCTGCTGCAGCTGGGGCTGGCGGCCAATGCGATCGTCGATTCCCATGTCCAAGCGGTCAGCGCCGGCATGACCGGACCTGGGGTCACGACGGTCACGGTGTCGCATTCCGGCAGCACGGTCGAGACGGTGCTGGCGACCCGACTGGCGCAGGCAGCCGGCGCGCGCACCATCGGCATCACGCGGCTCGGCAAGTCGCCGCTCGCGGCGCATTGCGAGGTGCTGCTCTACACGGTGGCGAACGAGACCCGCTACCGGCCCGAGGCGATGAGCAGCCGCGTCGCCCAGCTCGCCATCATCGACACGCTGGTCAGCTGCTGCGCGCTGACCGACACCGAGCGCTCCGTCGACCGGCTGCAGCATGCCGCGCGAATCCTGTCCGAGAAGCGCTACTGA
- the greA gene encoding transcription elongation factor GreA: MSVAFTKEESAETAAETLLPDRPVSPHPNLVTAAGFKALEDQLREAQAAYEAAQANEDVNERRRESALPLRDAHYFAARVRTAQVMPAPASTDQIAFGSTVTFRRGDGRVQTYTIVGEDEADPKRGMISYVSPVARLLVGKSAGDVVEASGQELEILKIA, translated from the coding sequence GTGAGCGTCGCATTCACCAAGGAAGAGAGCGCCGAGACCGCGGCCGAGACGTTGCTGCCGGACCGGCCGGTGTCGCCGCACCCCAACCTCGTGACCGCAGCAGGCTTCAAGGCGCTGGAGGATCAGCTGCGCGAAGCGCAGGCGGCCTACGAAGCGGCGCAGGCGAACGAGGACGTCAACGAGCGGCGGCGGGAATCGGCGCTGCCGCTGCGCGACGCCCACTACTTTGCAGCGCGGGTCCGGACCGCGCAGGTGATGCCGGCGCCGGCATCGACCGATCAGATCGCGTTCGGCAGCACGGTGACGTTCCGGCGCGGCGATGGCCGCGTGCAGACCTACACCATCGTCGGCGAGGACGAGGCCGATCCCAAGCGCGGCATGATCTCCTACGTCTCGCCGGTGGCTCGCCTGCTCGTGGGCAAGTCGGCCGGAGACGTGGTGGAGGCGTCCGGGCAGGAGCTGGAGATCCTCAAGATCGCCTGA
- a CDS encoding IclR family transcriptional regulator, translated as MDEDSKAGKSVVQSLAKGFQVLNAFTSEEPELVLADVARRAALDKGTTFRLLNTLLMLGYVEKVGDTRRFRLTLKCLDLGFNAIARSELRTQARPILRSLVGEMNEAASLAVLDGSDIVYVERIQAGLVRLGVDVRIGSRAPVYSTAVGQALLALLPVETQVEVLEAQPRIKRTETTITDLDALLERLRQVKAAGYALSNQENAPGLCVLAAPVIDRDGVPLAAISVAAPTMRMSAEAFERMGVAPLLRAAAQLSRALEAMGGATATVSNR; from the coding sequence GTGGACGAGGACAGCAAGGCTGGCAAAAGCGTCGTGCAATCGCTGGCCAAGGGCTTTCAGGTGCTGAACGCCTTCACCAGTGAGGAGCCCGAGCTGGTGCTCGCCGACGTCGCGCGCCGCGCTGCGCTCGACAAGGGCACCACGTTCCGCCTGCTCAACACGCTGCTGATGCTCGGCTATGTCGAGAAGGTCGGCGACACCAGGCGCTTCCGTCTCACGCTGAAATGTCTCGATCTCGGCTTCAACGCGATCGCGCGCTCGGAGCTGCGCACCCAGGCGCGGCCGATCCTGCGCAGCCTCGTCGGCGAGATGAACGAGGCCGCCTCGCTGGCGGTGCTCGACGGCAGCGACATCGTCTATGTCGAGCGCATCCAGGCCGGTCTCGTCCGGCTCGGCGTCGACGTCCGCATCGGCAGCCGCGCGCCGGTCTACTCCACCGCCGTCGGCCAGGCGCTGCTGGCGCTGCTGCCGGTGGAAACGCAGGTCGAGGTGCTCGAAGCGCAGCCACGCATCAAGCGCACCGAGACCACCATCACCGATCTCGATGCGCTGCTAGAGCGCCTGCGCCAGGTGAAGGCCGCCGGCTACGCGCTGTCCAATCAGGAAAATGCACCGGGGCTGTGCGTGCTCGCCGCGCCCGTGATCGACCGCGACGGCGTGCCGCTGGCCGCGATCAGCGTCGCGGCGCCGACCATGCGCATGTCAGCCGAGGCGTTCGAACGCATGGGCGTCGCGCCGCTGCTCAGGGCCGCCGCCCAGCTGTCGCGCGCGCTCGAGGCCATGGGCGGCGCCACTGCAACCGTTTCCAACCGATGA
- a CDS encoding ABC transporter ATP-binding protein — MLMMDVDNAPRRATDAPNDVLIAIDQLSKTYVSASGAAVHALSRISLDIKPGEFVCVVGPSGCGKSTLLRLLAGLDGYSEGRLLLDGEKVAGPSRKVGVVFQAANLLPWMTVRDNVRLPLRVGGKHAPAGDRIERLLAVTGLADFGDKYPYELSGGMQQRAGICRALARDPEILLMDEPFGALDALTRERLNLELQRIWQENRKTILLITHSISEAIFLADRVIVMSARPGRILADLSVPIPRPRTFDDIVLHPDYARLAKEVRGLLNAQEHGHD; from the coding sequence ATGCTGATGATGGATGTCGACAATGCGCCACGGCGCGCCACGGACGCGCCGAACGATGTGCTGATCGCGATCGACCAGCTGTCGAAGACCTATGTCTCGGCCTCGGGCGCGGCGGTCCATGCGCTGAGCCGGATCTCGCTCGACATCAAGCCGGGCGAGTTCGTCTGCGTCGTCGGACCCTCCGGCTGCGGCAAGAGCACCTTGCTGCGCCTGCTCGCCGGGCTCGACGGCTATAGCGAGGGACGGCTGCTGCTCGATGGCGAGAAGGTCGCAGGGCCCTCGCGCAAGGTCGGCGTCGTGTTCCAGGCTGCCAACCTGCTGCCGTGGATGACGGTGCGCGACAATGTGCGGCTGCCGCTGCGCGTCGGCGGCAAGCACGCGCCGGCCGGCGACCGCATCGAGCGACTGCTCGCGGTCACCGGCCTCGCTGATTTCGGCGACAAATATCCCTACGAGCTGTCCGGCGGCATGCAGCAGCGCGCCGGCATCTGCCGCGCGCTGGCGCGCGATCCCGAGATCCTCCTGATGGACGAGCCGTTCGGCGCGCTCGATGCGTTGACGCGCGAGCGCTTGAACCTCGAGCTGCAGCGCATCTGGCAGGAGAACCGCAAGACCATCCTGCTGATCACCCACTCGATCTCGGAGGCCATCTTCCTCGCCGACCGCGTCATCGTGATGTCGGCGCGCCCCGGACGCATCCTCGCCGATCTCTCCGTGCCGATTCCGCGGCCGCGTACGTTCGACGACATCGTGCTGCATCCGGATTATGCGCGGCTCGCCAAGGAGGTCCGCGGGCTGCTCAATGCACAGGAGCATGGCCATGACTGA
- a CDS encoding TIGR02302 family protein — protein MSGVTPEPARPASNTPDGLARLKLVQALQRARLAIAWEHGWPHLARLLTVIGLFLIVSWAGLWLGLPFAARAIGVGLFLLLLLGAAVPMLRFRWPSRDDGLARLDRGSGIAHRPATALTDTLSTQDPIARALWQAQRERTLASIKRIRAGTPRPRLSLHDPWAFRALVIVLLVATYVAAGDERPMRVASAFDWNGVLAPVTIRVDAWVKPPLYTAKPPIILSAANKEGAVPSSGPIVVPAGSTLIVRSSGGNLDVITSGGVTEAAPGEVAAGEAAPKGTTEKHFTIRTDGTVHVRAPSGQPQWVFAATPDRPPVISMAKDPERQARGSLKLSYKLEDDYGVTEAHARVVARPVESKAAESKAADASVARPLFQPPEFPLVLPNARTRNGVGQTVKDLSEDPYAGADVTITLTAKDEAGNEGTSEPFETKLPERLFTKPLARALIEQRRLLALDGNRNGDVFTALDALAIAPELFTPETGQYLGLHAVTRQLEAARTDDALREVVASLWALAVTIEDGNISDVDKALRAAQDALKQALERGATDEEIKKLAEDLRRAMDNYMRQLAEQLRNNPQAAQRPLDQNTKILRQQDLQNMIDRMERLSRQGDKEGARELLDQLQQMLENLQMAQPNQGGDNDMEQALNELGDMIRKQQQLRDKTFKQGQDSRRNRNKQQGQQGDQDQSMGDLQQDQQALRDRLKQLQDQLAKRGMGQKGEKGQKGQKGQKGQQGQQGDQGDQGDQGDAGDGLDEADGAMGDAGSQLGDSNADGAVESQGKALDALRKGAQSLAEAMQQGDGDQPGDGPGQRAGRQAGAQQTDPLGRPMHPGRDIDDFSQKIPGEIDVQRVRRILEELRRRLADPSRPQVELDYIERLLKEY, from the coding sequence TTGAGCGGTGTCACCCCCGAGCCGGCGCGGCCGGCAAGCAACACGCCCGATGGCCTTGCGCGGCTGAAGCTGGTGCAGGCGCTGCAGCGGGCGCGTCTCGCCATCGCCTGGGAGCACGGCTGGCCGCATCTCGCGCGGCTGCTGACGGTCATCGGCCTGTTCCTGATCGTCTCCTGGGCCGGACTCTGGCTCGGCCTGCCGTTCGCAGCCCGCGCCATCGGAGTTGGCTTGTTCCTGCTGCTCCTGCTCGGCGCCGCCGTGCCGATGCTGCGCTTCCGCTGGCCCAGCCGTGACGACGGCCTGGCCCGCCTCGATCGGGGTTCGGGGATCGCCCATCGTCCCGCCACCGCGCTGACCGACACGCTCTCCACCCAGGATCCGATCGCCCGCGCGCTGTGGCAGGCACAGCGCGAGCGCACCCTGGCCTCGATCAAGCGCATCCGCGCCGGCACGCCGCGGCCGCGGCTGTCGCTGCACGATCCCTGGGCCTTCCGCGCGCTGGTCATCGTGCTGCTGGTCGCGACCTATGTCGCGGCCGGCGACGAGCGGCCGATGCGCGTGGCCTCGGCGTTCGACTGGAACGGCGTGCTGGCGCCGGTCACGATCCGCGTCGATGCCTGGGTCAAGCCGCCGCTCTATACGGCCAAGCCGCCGATCATCCTCTCCGCCGCCAACAAGGAAGGCGCGGTGCCTTCGAGCGGCCCGATCGTGGTGCCCGCGGGCAGCACGCTGATCGTGCGCTCCAGCGGCGGCAATCTCGACGTGATCACGTCAGGCGGTGTCACCGAGGCCGCGCCCGGCGAGGTCGCCGCCGGCGAGGCTGCGCCGAAAGGCACCACCGAGAAGCATTTCACGATTCGGACCGACGGCACCGTGCACGTGCGGGCGCCCTCCGGCCAACCGCAATGGGTGTTCGCGGCGACGCCGGACCGGCCGCCTGTCATCAGCATGGCCAAGGACCCCGAACGGCAGGCGCGCGGCTCGCTGAAGCTGTCCTACAAGCTCGAGGACGATTACGGCGTCACCGAAGCCCACGCCCGGGTCGTCGCGCGTCCTGTCGAAAGTAAGGCTGCCGAGAGCAAGGCCGCGGACGCGTCTGTCGCCCGGCCGCTGTTCCAGCCGCCGGAGTTTCCGCTGGTGCTGCCGAATGCGCGCACCCGCAACGGCGTCGGCCAGACCGTCAAGGATCTCAGCGAGGATCCCTATGCCGGCGCTGACGTGACGATCACGCTGACCGCCAAGGACGAGGCCGGCAACGAGGGCACGAGCGAGCCGTTCGAGACCAAGCTGCCGGAGCGGCTGTTCACCAAGCCCTTGGCGCGGGCGCTGATCGAGCAGCGCCGCCTGCTGGCGCTCGACGGCAACCGCAATGGCGACGTGTTCACCGCGCTCGATGCGCTGGCGATCGCGCCGGAGCTGTTCACGCCCGAGACCGGCCAGTATCTCGGCCTGCACGCGGTCACGCGTCAGCTCGAGGCGGCGCGCACCGACGACGCGCTGCGCGAGGTGGTCGCAAGCCTGTGGGCGCTCGCGGTCACCATCGAGGACGGCAATATCAGCGACGTCGACAAGGCGCTGCGCGCGGCCCAGGACGCGCTCAAGCAGGCGCTGGAGCGCGGCGCCACCGACGAGGAGATCAAGAAGCTCGCCGAGGACCTGCGCCGGGCGATGGACAACTACATGCGCCAGCTCGCCGAGCAGCTGCGCAACAACCCGCAAGCTGCGCAGCGGCCGCTCGACCAGAACACCAAGATCCTGCGCCAGCAGGACCTGCAGAACATGATCGACCGCATGGAGCGGCTGTCGCGCCAGGGCGACAAGGAAGGCGCGCGCGAGCTGCTCGATCAGCTGCAGCAGATGCTGGAGAACCTGCAGATGGCGCAGCCCAACCAGGGCGGCGACAACGACATGGAGCAGGCGCTCAACGAGCTCGGCGACATGATCCGTAAGCAGCAGCAGCTCCGCGACAAGACCTTCAAGCAGGGCCAGGACTCCCGCCGCAACCGCAACAAGCAGCAGGGCCAGCAGGGCGACCAGGACCAGAGCATGGGCGACCTGCAGCAGGACCAGCAGGCGCTGCGCGACCGGCTGAAGCAGCTGCAGGATCAGCTCGCCAAGCGCGGCATGGGCCAGAAGGGCGAAAAAGGCCAGAAGGGTCAGAAAGGCCAGAAGGGGCAGCAGGGTCAGCAAGGCGATCAGGGTGACCAAGGCGACCAGGGTGATGCCGGCGATGGTCTCGATGAAGCCGACGGCGCCATGGGTGATGCCGGCAGTCAGCTCGGCGACAGCAATGCTGACGGCGCCGTGGAATCGCAGGGCAAGGCGCTGGATGCGTTGCGCAAGGGCGCCCAGAGCCTGGCCGAAGCGATGCAGCAGGGCGACGGCGACCAGCCGGGCGATGGTCCGGGCCAGCGCGCCGGCCGGCAGGCGGGCGCCCAGCAGACCGATCCGCTCGGCCGCCCGATGCATCCCGGCCGCGACATCGACGATTTCTCGCAGAAGATTCCGGGCGAGATCGATGTCCAGCGCGTCCGCCGCATCCTGGAGGAGCTGCGCCGCCGTCTCGCCGATCCGTCACGGCCGCAGGTCGAGCTCGACTACATCGAGCGGCTGCTGAAGGAGTACTGA
- a CDS encoding MFS transporter — protein MTVGIVAGSATRPTHFRWVVLTLIFTIYTIAAADRANIGFALPFIRKEFSMSNTEAGALLSLFLWGYALTQIPSGFAISKFGVHRFFSWAMVLTSGFTALTGASSSMLMLQFSRFGLGVSEAPLPIGVATTINNWFRPQEKGIASGVFLSAVKFGPVIVPPICAMIVSIWSWREIFYFFAVPGLILAVVWFLLVANRPSESRFCNQEELDVITDKSVAERARKTARRDFGLLDKIIRAEKPEILDTNAKVFRSWDIWGSSLGYAFQLGISNYMLAWIPTYLLTVKKFSVTGTGFVAAAPWIGAVVGNLVGGYVSDRWLDKRRKPGMMFSALATAFTMYALMNSPSDPTLFAGLLFVTGLLFSFGFSAYMAYPMMLASKQSFPIANAIVNTGGQIGGACAPLAAGFMLDRFGWDSVFLLMVAGSLATFLVLLTVKEPLAQD, from the coding sequence ATGACGGTGGGTATTGTAGCCGGATCGGCGACCAGGCCGACGCATTTTCGCTGGGTCGTGCTCACGCTCATATTCACGATCTATACAATCGCCGCTGCGGATCGGGCCAATATCGGCTTTGCCCTGCCCTTCATCCGCAAGGAATTTTCGATGTCCAACACCGAGGCGGGGGCGCTGCTCAGCCTCTTCCTCTGGGGCTACGCGCTGACCCAAATCCCGTCGGGCTTCGCCATCAGCAAATTCGGCGTCCACCGCTTCTTCTCCTGGGCGATGGTTCTGACCTCCGGGTTCACGGCGCTGACCGGCGCGAGCAGTTCGATGCTGATGCTCCAGTTCAGTCGGTTCGGACTCGGCGTTTCGGAGGCGCCGCTGCCCATCGGCGTCGCCACGACAATCAACAATTGGTTCCGGCCGCAGGAAAAGGGGATTGCCAGTGGCGTCTTTCTGTCGGCAGTCAAGTTCGGACCCGTGATCGTGCCGCCGATCTGCGCTATGATCGTCTCCATCTGGAGCTGGCGCGAGATCTTCTATTTCTTCGCAGTGCCCGGGCTGATCCTGGCGGTTGTATGGTTTCTCTTGGTCGCGAACCGGCCGTCCGAGAGCCGATTCTGCAATCAGGAAGAGCTCGACGTCATCACGGACAAGAGCGTCGCCGAACGAGCAAGGAAAACAGCGCGGCGTGATTTCGGCCTGCTCGACAAGATCATTCGCGCCGAGAAGCCCGAGATACTCGATACCAACGCGAAGGTCTTCAGGTCCTGGGACATCTGGGGCAGCTCTCTCGGCTATGCTTTCCAGCTCGGCATTTCCAATTACATGCTAGCCTGGATCCCGACCTACTTGCTCACGGTCAAGAAGTTTTCGGTGACCGGAACGGGTTTCGTCGCAGCCGCGCCGTGGATTGGCGCCGTCGTCGGCAATCTCGTCGGAGGATATGTTTCTGATCGCTGGCTCGACAAGCGCCGCAAGCCCGGCATGATGTTTTCTGCGCTGGCCACTGCGTTCACGATGTACGCGCTGATGAACTCACCCTCCGATCCGACCTTGTTCGCAGGGCTGCTGTTTGTGACGGGCCTTCTGTTCAGCTTCGGGTTCTCCGCGTACATGGCCTATCCGATGATGCTGGCGAGCAAGCAGAGCTTCCCCATCGCCAATGCGATCGTGAATACCGGGGGCCAGATCGGCGGTGCCTGCGCTCCTCTTGCGGCTGGCTTCATGCTGGACCGCTTCGGCTGGGATTCGGTCTTCCTGCTCATGGTTGCCGGCTCTCTCGCGACGTTTCTGGTCCTGCTCACCGTCAAGGAGCCGTTGGCGCAGGACTGA
- a CDS encoding dihydrodipicolinate synthase family protein: MSVMTNFKGIIPAIAVPFNADHSIDEAELSRYAAWLGKRRGIVGIMTNGHTGEVFSLTAKERAEVTRIVAKALAGICPTISSVVCEGIKDGIEHALMAKEAGATALDIMPPHHWLRFGFKREHCLDYFSAIGEATRLPLIVHVYPAWTRASFSSDLLAELARLDHVQAFKIGTREMNKYARDIKAIRAAAPHKALLTCHDEYLLASMVQGVDGALVGFASLIPDLIYDLFAAVTAGDLKLAMKLQGMIDPLKDAVYGGGEPTGEAHGRMKAAMQVAGVIRDATVRPPTHAPSAEEMAAIRAAVAAAGLTVQAAA; the protein is encoded by the coding sequence ATGAGCGTCATGACCAACTTCAAGGGGATCATCCCGGCGATCGCCGTCCCCTTCAACGCCGACCACTCGATCGACGAGGCCGAGCTGTCGCGCTACGCCGCATGGCTCGGCAAGCGCCGCGGCATCGTCGGCATCATGACCAACGGCCACACCGGTGAGGTCTTCAGCCTGACGGCGAAAGAGCGCGCCGAGGTCACGCGCATCGTCGCCAAGGCGCTCGCCGGCATCTGCCCGACCATCTCCTCGGTGGTCTGCGAGGGCATCAAGGACGGCATCGAGCACGCGCTGATGGCCAAGGAAGCCGGCGCCACAGCGCTCGACATCATGCCGCCGCATCACTGGCTGCGCTTCGGTTTCAAGCGCGAGCACTGCCTCGACTATTTCAGCGCCATCGGCGAAGCGACCAGGCTGCCGCTGATCGTGCACGTCTATCCGGCCTGGACCCGCGCTTCGTTCTCGTCAGATCTGCTCGCCGAGCTCGCGCGTCTCGATCACGTGCAGGCGTTCAAGATCGGCACCCGCGAGATGAACAAATACGCCCGCGACATCAAGGCGATCCGCGCGGCGGCGCCGCACAAGGCGCTCTTGACCTGCCACGACGAATATCTGCTGGCCTCGATGGTGCAAGGTGTCGACGGCGCGCTGGTCGGCTTCGCCTCGCTGATTCCGGATTTGATCTACGATCTGTTCGCGGCCGTCACCGCCGGTGACCTCAAGCTTGCGATGAAGCTGCAGGGCATGATCGATCCGTTGAAGGACGCCGTGTATGGCGGCGGCGAGCCGACCGGCGAGGCGCATGGCCGGATGAAGGCGGCGATGCAGGTCGCCGGTGTCATCCGCGACGCCACGGTGCGGCCGCCGACGCATGCGCCGAGCGCCGAGGAGATGGCGGCGATCCGCGCCGCAGTGGCTGCGGCCGGACTGACGGTGCAGGCCGCGGCCTGA
- a CDS encoding phosphocholine-specific phospholipase C, with protein sequence MTTRRDFLAGATAATAFASIRQALAIPARRRTGTIQDVKHIVILMQENRSFDHYFGTLRGVRGFGDRFPIPLESGKPVWFQSDGSREIPPYHRDSTTSNALVGYGTPHSFGDSQAAWNQGKMGYWAKYKTPYAMGYFGRDDIPFQFALAEAFTLCDAYHASITTGTDPNRIVFWSGSNFNPALRAQGINSTTNDSEPNNLRCWPSPHNWVAGQPQPQANYKYVGSDFNWDTLPDLLNKAGVSWHIYQDMNDNWTGAMHGCLAFSSFRHAQPGDPNYVHGLTGGPDYLDRLKADVMAGTLPEVSWILPTQANSEHPGGGSPTRAGNFTDQVLEALTANPEVWSQTVFFLTFDENDGFFDHLPAPAVPSYDINGKLMGKATLPLAGEYFANTVGNVLTAADTVSGNIRPWGLSARVPMYVVSPWSKGGWINSQVFDHTSIGRFLEKRFAIKVDAISPWHRAISGDLTSAFDFASPNDPRFPELPDQSNWQASDAHQKTLPAPVAPATPQPLFQETGVRYSRPLPYILHATARVDAATGKVKLLFANTGFAGAVFHVYDKQHLDLIPRRYTVEAGQMLDDEWSIGNDGLYDLWVLGPNGFHRHFKGDLDKVRQSNAANPEIFVGYNVFEGGLHMQFRNDGHARVSFTVKSNEIYGPLQAVTASVSAALEPRCPGFGPLPGFHQVGFGAVPGFRSAPDFDAPGFGFGAPSFFPGPSHGGPSTSWTVKVSAPGRHGELYWHLRKSGLWYDFVVTSDTDDSFSRRVAGHVETGRASFSDPGMALADRF encoded by the coding sequence ATGACAACACGTCGCGATTTTCTGGCAGGCGCCACGGCGGCGACTGCCTTCGCCAGCATCCGCCAGGCGCTGGCCATTCCGGCACGGCGCCGGACCGGCACCATTCAGGACGTCAAGCACATCGTCATCCTGATGCAGGAGAACCGCTCGTTCGACCACTATTTCGGCACGCTGCGCGGCGTCCGCGGCTTCGGCGATCGTTTCCCGATTCCGCTCGAAAGCGGCAAGCCGGTCTGGTTCCAGTCCGACGGCAGCCGCGAGATCCCGCCCTATCACCGCGACTCCACGACCTCGAACGCGCTGGTCGGCTACGGCACGCCGCATTCGTTCGGCGACAGCCAGGCCGCCTGGAACCAGGGCAAGATGGGCTATTGGGCGAAGTACAAGACGCCCTATGCGATGGGTTATTTCGGCCGCGACGACATCCCGTTCCAGTTCGCGCTCGCTGAGGCCTTCACGCTGTGCGACGCCTATCACGCCTCGATCACCACCGGCACCGACCCGAACCGGATCGTGTTCTGGTCGGGCTCCAACTTCAATCCGGCGCTGCGCGCGCAGGGCATCAACTCCACCACCAACGATTCCGAGCCCAACAACCTCCGCTGCTGGCCCAGCCCGCACAATTGGGTCGCCGGCCAGCCGCAGCCGCAGGCCAACTACAAGTATGTCGGCAGCGACTTCAACTGGGACACGCTGCCCGATCTCCTGAACAAGGCCGGTGTCAGCTGGCACATCTATCAGGACATGAACGACAACTGGACCGGCGCGATGCACGGCTGTCTGGCATTTTCCAGCTTCCGTCATGCGCAGCCGGGCGATCCGAACTACGTGCATGGCCTGACCGGCGGTCCCGACTATCTGGACCGGCTGAAGGCCGACGTCATGGCCGGCACGCTGCCGGAGGTGTCGTGGATCCTGCCGACCCAGGCCAACTCCGAGCATCCCGGCGGCGGCAGCCCGACCCGCGCCGGCAATTTCACCGACCAGGTGCTGGAGGCGCTGACCGCCAATCCCGAGGTCTGGAGCCAGACTGTCTTCTTCCTGACGTTCGACGAGAATGACGGCTTCTTCGATCATCTGCCGGCGCCCGCGGTGCCATCCTACGACATCAACGGCAAGCTGATGGGCAAGGCGACGCTGCCGCTCGCCGGCGAGTACTTCGCCAACACGGTGGGCAACGTCCTGACCGCGGCGGACACGGTCAGCGGCAACATCCGCCCATGGGGGCTCTCCGCGCGCGTGCCGATGTATGTCGTGTCGCCGTGGAGCAAGGGCGGCTGGATCAACTCGCAGGTGTTCGATCATACCTCGATCGGTCGCTTCCTCGAGAAGCGCTTTGCGATCAAGGTCGACGCCATCAGCCCGTGGCACCGCGCCATCTCGGGCGATCTCACCTCGGCGTTCGACTTCGCCAGCCCGAACGATCCGCGCTTTCCGGAGCTGCCCGACCAGAGCAACTGGCAGGCCTCCGACGCGCATCAGAAGACGTTGCCGGCGCCGGTCGCGCCCGCGACGCCGCAGCCGCTGTTCCAGGAAACCGGCGTACGCTATTCGCGCCCGCTGCCCTACATCCTGCACGCCACCGCGAGGGTCGACGCTGCCACGGGCAAGGTGAAGCTGCTGTTCGCCAACACTGGCTTTGCCGGCGCCGTGTTCCACGTCTACGACAAGCAGCACCTCGACCTCATCCCGCGGCGCTACACCGTCGAGGCCGGCCAGATGCTCGACGACGAATGGAGCATCGGCAACGACGGTCTCTACGATCTCTGGGTGCTCGGCCCGAACGGATTCCACCGCCATTTCAAGGGCGACCTCGACAAGGTCAGGCAATCGAATGCCGCCAACCCGGAGATCTTCGTCGGCTACAACGTCTTCGAGGGCGGCCTGCACATGCAGTTCCGCAACGACGGCCATGCCCGCGTGAGCTTCACGGTGAAGTCCAACGAGATCTATGGCCCGCTGCAGGCCGTCACCGCGTCGGTCTCGGCCGCGCTCGAGCCGCGGTGCCCGGGCTTCGGTCCGCTGCCCGGCTTCCACCAAGTGGGTTTTGGCGCGGTGCCGGGCTTTCGGTCGGCTCCCGATTTCGATGCGCCCGGCTTCGGCTTCGGCGCGCCGAGCTTCTTTCCCGGACCGAGCCATGGCGGTCCGTCGACGTCGTGGACCGTCAAAGTGTCCGCGCCCGGCCGCCACGGTGAGCTCTATTGGCATCTGCGCAAGTCCGGCCTGTGGTACGACTTCGTCGTCACCAGCGACACCGACGACAGCTTCTCACGCCGCGTCGCCGGCCACGTCGAGACCGGCCGCGCGTCGTTCAGCGATCCCGGCATGGCATTGGCCGATCGCTTCTAG